The following are encoded together in the Hemicordylus capensis ecotype Gifberg chromosome 4, rHemCap1.1.pri, whole genome shotgun sequence genome:
- the LOC128322885 gene encoding protocadherin gamma-A8-like has protein sequence MQMLWSCKGGVLQYLIMGFIWKAVSGQIHYSIPEEMQKGSFVGNIAKELGMDGKHLSDRELRILTRSGMVQYFALNYNSGHLQTSERIDREEICGQSVKCILNFQVIVESKRKLYSVEVEITDINDNAPHFPPEEQELKINEISTEGSRFPLPEAQDPDLGINSIKSYQLTGSDHFSLEVQMGENGARHAELVLAKYLDREQQSVYELILTATDGGDPVRSGTAQIQVIVLDTNDNAPIFMQPVYEVSTEENIPKGSTVCIVRATDLDEGINGEVKYSFRKNTKKDSQMFFLNSTSGTITLMGNLDFEVSSSYEFEVQAEDIGGLFDRAKVEIIVTDLNDNAPELTVTFLTNSIYENSPGGTVIAILNAEDQDSGINGEITCSVPRNVPFTLKKSLNNFYNLITTGDLDREQVSDYNITVTVTDHGTPSLSAATVIALHILDTNDNPPLFEESGYTFYFAENNHRGALIFYLKANDLDWADNSRIIYSIIGGQMSDSLLSSYLSINSETGAVYALQSLDYEDFHEIQFQVKAQDGGSPPLSSNVSVTLFILDQNDNTPEILYPSPPTDGSTGVELASRSSEPGYMVTKVVAVDADSGQNAWLSYQLIKATEPGLFTVGLHTGEIRTARFFLEKDALKQSLVVLVKDNGQPPLSASVTVTVVLADSIPESLSDLSSISAPVQSQSSLTFYLVVAVAFVSCLFFTFLLVLLALRLRSWKKSQLFESGSVHFNGVPVSQFVGIDGVRAFLQSYCQEVSLTAGSRKSHFTPSKREYSSTLTNQQTSEVKDLILSDEDLNSGDQIRIQVS, from the coding sequence ATGCAGATGCTGTGGAGCTGCAAAGGAGGAGTCCTGCAATATCTAATCATGGGGTTCATTTGGAAGGCAGTTTCTGGACAGATCCACTATTCCATTCCTGAAGAAATGCAGAAAGGCTCTTTTGTGGGGAATATTGCAAAGGAACTAggaatggatggaaagcatctttCAGATCGTGAACTCAGGATTCTTACCAGGTCAGGTATGGTCCAGTATTTTGCCTTGAATTACAACAGTGGCCATTTACAAACTTCTGAAAGAATAGACAGAGAGGAAATCTGTGGACAGTCAGTAAAATGCATCTTAAATTTTCAGGTTATTGTTGAGAGTAAAAGAAAACTTTATAGTGTTGAAGTAGAAATCACAGATATAAATGATAATGCTCCTCACTTTCCTCCAGAAGAACAGGAACTGAAAATCAATGAAATATCTACAGAGGGCTCTCGGTTTCCTCTACCTGAAGCTCAAGATCCAGATCTGGGAATAAATTCTATAAAGAGTTACCAACTCACAGGCAGTGACCATTTTTCTCTAGAAGTACAAATGGGAGAGAATGGTGCCAGACATGCAGAACTGGTGCTGGCAAAATATCTGGACAGGGAACAGCAATCTGTTTATGAACTGATCCTCACAGCTACCGATGGGGGGGATCCAGTAAGATCTGGCACTGCTCAAATCCAAGTTATTGTTTTAGATACAAATGACAATGCACCAATTTTTATGCAACCTGTCTATGAAGTAAGTACTGAAGAGAATATTCCTAAAGGGTCAACAGTCTGTATAGTTAGAGCCACTGATCTTGATGAAGGAATCAATGGAGAAGTGAAATATTCGTTcagaaaaaatacaaagaaaGACTCTCAAATGTTCTTTTTAAATTCAACTAGTGGTACAATAACACTTATGGGGAACTTGGACTTTGAAGTATCATCTTCATATGAGTTTGAGGTGCAGGCCGAGGACATTGGAGGACTCTTTGACAGGGCAAAAGTCGAGATCATTGTTACAGATCTGAATGACAATGCACCTGAATTAACAGTTACGTTTCTCACTAATTCCATATACGAGAACTCACCAGGTGGAACAGTTATCGCTATTTTAAATGCAGAAGATCAAGATTCTGGAATTAATGGGGAAATCACATGCTCAGTACCCAGAAATGTCCCTTTTACACTGAAAAAATCCTTGAATAATTTTTATAATTTGATAACAACTGGAGACCTTGAcagggaacaggtttcagactaCAATATCACAGTTACAGTTACTGATCATGGGACTCCTTCTCTTTCTGCAGCCACAGTAATTGCACTTCACATTTTAGACACAAATGATAATCCACCTCTCTTTGAAGAATCAGGTTATACTTTCTACTTTGCTGAAAATAACCACAGAGGAGCCTTGATCTTTTATTTAAAAGCAAATGATCTTGACTGGGCAGATAACTCCAGAATAATATATTCCATCATTGGAGGGCAGATGAGTgactctcttctctcttcctaTCTCTCCATTAATTCTGAGACAGGAGCTGTCTATGCTTTGCAATCCTTGGATTATGAAGACTTTCATGAGATTCAGTTCCAGGTCAAAGCTCAGGATGGAGGCTCCCCACCACTCAGCTCCAACGTCTCTGTGACTCTCTTCATCCTCGATCAGAATGACAATACTCCAGAAATCCTGTATCCTTCCCCTCCCACTGATGGCTCCACTGGAGTGGAACTGGCCTCTcgctcctctgagccaggctaTATGGTCACTAAGGTGGTGGCCGTGGATGCAGATTCTGGCCAGaatgcctggctctcctaccaGCTGATCAAGGCCACAGAGCCAGGGCTCTTcactgtgggactccatactggaGAGATCAGGACAGCCCGTTTCTTTCTGGAGAAGGATGCCCTCAAACAAAGCCTGGTGGTTTTAGTGAAGGACAATGGGCAGCCGCCTCTCTCCGCCTCAGTCACTGTCACTGTGGTGCTGGCTGACAGCATCCCTGAAAGCCTCTCAGATCTCAGCAGCATCTCAGCTCCTGTGCAATCTCAGTCCAGTCTCACCTTCTACCTTGTAGTTGCTGTGGCTTTTGTCTCCTGCTTGTTCTTCACCTTCCTCCTTGTGTTATTGGCCCTTAGACTTCGCAGCTGGAAAAAATCACAGTTGTTTGAGTCAGGAAGTGTGCATTTCAATGGTGTTCCCGTCTCACAGTTTGTGGGTATTGATGGAGTCCGAGCATTTCTTCAGTCTTATTGCCAGGAAGTTTCTCTTACTGCAGGATCTAGGAAAAGTCACTTTACCCCCTCCAAAAGGGAGTATTCCAGTACTTTGACCAATCAACAGACTTCTGAGGTAAAGGATCTTATCCTATCTGACGAGGATTTGAACAGTGGTGATCAAATCAGAATCCAGGTGAGCTAA